The region atgcattttctaaaaaatggctaaaaaccacttttcttggcatttcagatgattctgagcatttggggggagggagttggagtgggggggggttaggggtagggggaaggcggttagctggcaggatgaagaggagggagatttagacgggtggctaACCAAAcggctacattgtagcggggttcttctagtttatTCCATAAAAGCAGCATGGGGTAGTCGATACACACCCACAGTGGCAGGCTGTCTCACATTCCCCATTACAAAATCTGCTCaagttttttttggtgtgtgttgcAAGTACATGTATAACAAGATACTGCTATAAAATGTGTGCACACTAAAAGAATGTATGTCCTTACGGTGCTTACACGTGTATTTGAAATCAGTAATTAAAGTAAAAGCagaaacaaaaaaatgaataagTAAAACTAATATCCACTGGGGAAAAATGTTACGTTCACCGACCTTTTAgccagcttgttttcttttctttcttttttacacgCAAACTGGGATTAATATCACTTCATTTAAGATTAAGATAAGCATTAAATGCAAGTCGACGTCACCTGGCAACTTTGCTTTTTTTGCTGCTTCTGTGTTTCACCATTTCCTCTCTCCTTTCAGGATCACAGGGCCCCTTCTGCAGGCCTGTTCCTTCTCGGGATCTCGGCAGGATTTTGTTGTCTGCATCTTTCCAACCCCCACCTCACCGCCCTCCGAAACGAGGTGGAGTGGGCTAGTGAGGTCTTGGCCCCGGCTCTAGTCTCGTTTGACTTCCTGTGGCTCAGTGAAGACCGCAGCACGGCCCATATCCTCCTGTGTGGCTCCTGCCTCTTTCTCGGACTTTGCGACCGGTTGTCGGCAGACGCGATCGTACTGATGACCCGCTGTCTGACCCTctcctctctgtcctgctgcttgACGGTCTGTCTTTTCGCAGGAAATGCTCTGGGCGCCCTCGGCAGTGTGGCCCTCAGCCTACCCTCGCTTGTGGCCCCCAGGGTTGAAGTCGACGCTCTGGGTCCCCTCATCTCGTCAGCTGCCGCTGAAGGAGTGCTGAAGTGGCTgctgaaaggatccatgtctgtaggcTGCTGGGCCTCCACATGTGCCTTGAGGAAGTTTCAATCAGAGGTGAACACATGGACTGACTGACCAATGAAGACATTTGATGAGTCGAAGGACTTGCGTAATTAGTTAAGATCAGTTTTTAACACGTCTAAGCCCCGCCCGTGTCTTCAACTGCTTACTGTTAGTGGACAAAGTGAGAAAATGATGTGTCTAACCTGAGTCGTGATTCATTCCCTAGTGTTAACGAAGCAGCTCTAACCCACACGTGGCTTTAATTTCCTAACGAGGAGTTCGTAGGCGTCAGAAGACGAGGTGTTTTCCAGTTAATGAGAAAACTAAATACtgtatgtcttttttttaaattgagacACCTCAATATAATTATTCCCAGTAGAACAATAGTTCCTTATAAAATATGATGTTAACGTTGCAGTTTTCACTTCAAAACTTCAGCAAACCGATGCTGCGGCGCACGCCGTGTTATGCAAACTTAATAAATTGCTGACTTAAGTTGGCGCCTCATCTTTCTTTTGCTTGCACACATCGTAAGGACACATTGAATTAAACGTTATTTACAACCGCAACACAGGATTTGATGGCAGAGACATTTTTtgctgatttttttaaaaatgcgtAACCTTTCAAAGCCTGATTCCAACGCCGGGGTGTTATTTATCGGCTGCTCTTAGACTACGGGCGGAGCTGGCTGGCGGCCATTCATTTCCAAGCGGGCAGTGATCCGCACTCACTTAAGGTTTGGCTCTTGATACACGAGTCACATCTCTGCGCTAATAGGTTTTTTTGGGTGAATCCGCTCAGAGGTCCAAAGCGGACAGCCGGCTCGGATGCTGGATACTTGTGACCACCCCGCGGCGTCAGCTGTAAAGTTATTGAAACATCTGCAGCGGCCCAGGCTAAAGTGGGTTTCTTCATCTTTAACTGTACTTTTTCAGGAAAAACTCCCTTTTTGTGACGTATTCGTCGTGCATATTTGTTCAACGTGACTCACAAGAGatgataatttattttttttttggtggataaTGCACGTTTGGATTTATTCTCGGGAGGGCCGTGGTTTCTTTTCTTGAGAGAACGAAGGAACGCTGCAGCCTCTGAGTTGCAGACACCTGCCTCAGCGTTTTCACTGCAGCGGGTCCAAGGCCGCGTGCCCATCTCTGGGACAAAGAGCTGCTCAAAATTCAGAGAACGCTCCGCCCAAGGGTGTTCTGTACATTATCCGTAGCGTTTAGTTGCAGACTTCTGTAGATTCAGTGAGGCAAAACGATCAAATGGTTTTGTGACGGTTCAGTTTTTATGATTTATTGCTTTGATTAGCGTCGACGGGATGCTTTGCAGTCATTTTTAAGTGTACGTATGTCACTGGGAAACTAAAACCCATGATTGCCAGCTGCAGAGAGGTCCACGGATAAATAACTACGCTGTTGATCAAATAAAGCCCAGTCATGTAACTTCCTGTCACAATGCCAGAAAGACGTCTCCCTCCTGGCACCACGTCCTGCTGTTGTGTTAGCGTTAGCATTTATCAGACCGAGGTGCttgtgcaaacacacaaacagaggctCTTTTGTCTTTTCCATACGAGCAGCCACCACGACCTGGCCCGTCTCTCGGCTCGGGCCGCAAGTGTGACTGAGAGAGCTCCAGCAGCCAAATCAATCTTCATCACCAACCTCTTCGCCACTGCAGAGGACCGGGATGCTGCACTGGGCATGCTCGCTGCAGCTGCAGCCTGTGGACGACACTAAGTGGGGAGGAGGCGGAGGGGGAGGttaaggggaggagagagggataaCTGAGAGGGAATTAGACGAGCCGTTGCGACTCCGGGAAGGAGGAGGTGCCGCCGGGAGGCTTTGTCATTGAAAATAAACGGATGGAATGTGAAAGATGAACACAGGAAAACGGTGGGACGTTGGCTCGTCGTCACTGTGAAGAGGAGGATATGTGAACGGTAAGGGGTGGGATGGAggatgagagaagaagaagacgagcATAATTACATTAAATTCAAACAAATTATAGAAAACCGCTGGCATTACCAGACAGGATCCGAATAGTCGTGTTACAAATTAGCCCGTCACCTTTAGCTGTGACCTCTTTGTCGTTTGTTTGTCATCCATCTTTCATATTATTGTGttgcaaatacaaaaaaaaagaaaagagcagcCACTGCATTTTCTTCCGTCCACCTTTTCTGCAGCGCGAGTGGAGGTGCGAGACAGTGACTCCGTCTTTGTGCTTACCCGGTCAGGCTGTCACCGTCGGTGACTGTGGGACGGGACGGAGGAGATGTACGCCTTCTATTCGCTGTTAGTCTACATCTTCTACACCGTCttcaagaaggaggaggaggaggaggaatcctTGGAGGGGGCGTGTGGAGCCGCCTCAGAGGTGAGTGAGTCTCATCCGCGGGGGGC is a window of Lampris incognitus isolate fLamInc1 chromosome 9, fLamInc1.hap2, whole genome shotgun sequence DNA encoding:
- the LOC130118433 gene encoding transmembrane protein 276-like; translation: MASCTINWTTACSNTILSSTALYSSYRLFKDHRAPSAGLFLLGISAGFCCLHLSNPHLTALRNEVEWASEVLAPALVSFDFLWLSEDRSTAHILLCGSCLFLGLCDRLSADAIVLMTRCLTLSSLSCCLTVCLFAGNALGALGSVALSLPSLVAPRVEVDALGPLISSAAAEGVLKWLLKGSMSVGCWASTCALRKFQSEVNTWTD